One Clostridium sp. CM027 genomic window carries:
- a CDS encoding phospho-sugar mutase has product MYKEKYKSWINSNLIDLKLKKELEQLVDEKEIEDRFYKDLEFGTGGLRGVIGAGTNRMNIHTIGKATQGLADYLNSRYKGNISVSIAYDSRNMSKEFAIAAAETLCGNGIFVNLFEQLTPTPILSYAVRALKSKAGIVITASHNPKEYNGYKVYGDDGGQVTDEAASQIINCAASIKDFSKVKTMEFHKAKTNGMLTIIGENLYLSYIDKVKNLTMRKDLVKEYAKDLKIIYTPIHGSGNVPVRRVLKELGYDNVFVVKEQEMPDGNFPTAPYPNPEEPKVFELALIMAKDINPDIIFGTDPDCDRIGVVVKDKEGKYKVLTGNQTGVLLSNYILSSLSETNGLSKNGVVIKTIVTTNMVESIGKKYNVEVLDVLTGFKYIGEKIKEFENAGEKEFIFGFEESFGYLAGNFVRDKDAVIAAMLICEMTLYYKNKGMSLYDALMDIYKEHGYYEEGLVSIELAGKDGAEKIGNIIEHLRHSMNGLIGNNRIIKKMDYRAGLEVDLITNKEKIIKLPKSNVLKFVLEDGSWFVVRPSGTEPKMKIYLSVKGNSLENTYKKITELKENVMSIFDEAGIN; this is encoded by the coding sequence ATGTACAAAGAAAAATATAAAAGTTGGATTAATTCTAATTTGATAGACTTGAAGTTAAAGAAAGAGCTAGAGCAATTAGTAGATGAAAAAGAAATTGAAGATAGATTTTATAAGGATTTAGAGTTTGGTACAGGGGGATTAAGAGGTGTAATTGGAGCAGGAACAAACAGAATGAATATACATACCATAGGTAAAGCTACTCAAGGGTTAGCAGATTATTTGAACTCAAGATATAAGGGGAATATATCAGTTAGCATAGCGTATGATTCAAGAAATATGTCTAAGGAATTTGCAATAGCTGCTGCAGAAACTCTTTGTGGGAATGGTATTTTCGTTAATTTATTTGAACAATTAACACCAACTCCAATTTTATCTTATGCTGTACGCGCACTAAAAAGTAAAGCCGGTATTGTTATTACAGCATCACATAATCCTAAAGAGTACAATGGATATAAGGTTTATGGAGATGATGGTGGACAAGTCACTGATGAAGCTGCAAGCCAAATTATAAATTGTGCAGCTAGCATAAAAGATTTTTCTAAGGTTAAAACTATGGAGTTTCATAAAGCTAAAACCAATGGAATGTTAACAATAATTGGAGAAAATCTTTATTTATCATACATTGATAAGGTTAAAAATTTAACTATGAGAAAAGACCTAGTTAAGGAATATGCCAAGGATTTAAAAATAATTTATACTCCTATTCATGGATCTGGAAACGTACCTGTGAGGAGAGTTTTAAAAGAATTAGGATATGATAATGTATTTGTTGTAAAAGAGCAGGAAATGCCAGATGGGAATTTCCCTACGGCGCCATATCCTAATCCAGAAGAACCAAAGGTATTTGAATTGGCGCTTATTATGGCAAAAGACATTAATCCTGACATTATTTTTGGTACGGACCCTGACTGCGATAGGATTGGAGTAGTAGTTAAAGACAAAGAAGGAAAGTATAAGGTTCTTACAGGAAATCAGACAGGTGTATTATTAAGTAATTATATTTTAAGTTCATTAAGTGAAACTAATGGGTTGTCTAAAAATGGCGTAGTAATAAAAACTATTGTTACTACAAATATGGTAGAGAGTATTGGGAAAAAATATAATGTTGAAGTGTTAGATGTACTCACAGGATTTAAATATATTGGAGAAAAAATTAAAGAGTTTGAAAATGCGGGTGAAAAAGAATTTATATTTGGTTTTGAAGAAAGCTTTGGTTATTTAGCAGGAAATTTTGTGCGTGATAAAGATGCAGTAATAGCTGCAATGCTAATTTGTGAAATGACACTCTACTATAAAAACAAAGGCATGAGTTTGTATGATGCTTTGATGGATATTTATAAAGAACATGGATACTACGAGGAAGGTTTAGTTTCAATAGAACTTGCAGGAAAAGATGGCGCAGAAAAAATAGGTAATATAATAGAACATTTAAGACATTCAATGAATGGCTTAATAGGTAATAACAGAATTATAAAAAAAATGGATTATAGAGCTGGTTTAGAAGTGGATTTAATCACAAATAAAGAAAAAATAATTAAATTGCCAAAATCAAATGTATTAAAGTTTGTCTTAGAGGATGGTTCTTGGTTTGTAGTTAGGCCTTCTGGAACTGAACCAAAAATGAAAATTTATTTATCTGTTAAAGGGAATTCATTAGAGAATACATATAAAAAAATAACTGAGCTAAAAGAAAATGTTATGTCAATATTTGATGAAGCAGGCATAAATTAA
- a CDS encoding alpha-hydroxy-acid oxidizing protein has translation MNYKDVLKDARGNLNKSCRVCPICNGVACAGEVPGMGGKGTGDAFKINIESLAAYKLNMRTIHDAKNPDTSIELFGIKMDIPVFAAPVSGTTLNMGGKFSEEEYISWVISGCLKGGIIPMVGDTAVDSFFTTNLCELEKQGGNGIAIIKPWENANVIEKIKLAEKAGAFAIGMDIDACGLITLALHGKPVMPKTVEEIKEIVESTKLPFILKGIMTADEAKLAVDAGVSAIVVSNHGGRVLDQTPGVADVLTEIAKEVKGKVIILADGGVRSGADILKMLALGADAVLIGRPFVTASFGGKAEGVKSYIDYLRGELKSAMVLTGCKSIQNVNNRILY, from the coding sequence ATGAATTATAAAGATGTTTTAAAAGATGCTAGAGGGAATTTAAACAAAAGCTGTAGAGTTTGTCCTATATGTAATGGAGTAGCTTGTGCTGGAGAGGTACCTGGAATGGGCGGAAAAGGAACAGGGGATGCTTTTAAAATTAATATAGAGTCACTGGCAGCTTATAAACTTAATATGAGAACTATACATGATGCAAAAAATCCAGATACTTCTATAGAATTATTTGGAATAAAAATGGATATACCTGTATTTGCAGCTCCCGTATCTGGAACTACTTTAAACATGGGTGGTAAATTTAGTGAAGAAGAATATATATCTTGGGTTATTAGTGGATGCCTTAAGGGTGGTATAATCCCAATGGTGGGAGATACTGCTGTAGATTCTTTTTTTACAACTAATCTTTGTGAATTAGAAAAACAGGGTGGAAACGGCATTGCAATAATAAAACCTTGGGAAAATGCAAACGTTATAGAAAAAATTAAATTAGCAGAAAAAGCAGGCGCATTTGCTATAGGTATGGATATAGATGCTTGCGGTCTTATTACGTTAGCACTTCATGGCAAACCAGTTATGCCTAAAACCGTAGAAGAGATTAAAGAAATTGTTGAATCAACGAAGCTTCCATTTATTTTAAAAGGAATAATGACAGCAGACGAAGCAAAACTTGCGGTGGATGCAGGGGTATCCGCAATTGTAGTGTCAAATCATGGTGGGAGAGTATTAGACCAAACCCCGGGTGTAGCAGATGTTCTTACGGAAATTGCGAAGGAAGTTAAGGGTAAAGTAATTATTTTAGCTGATGGTGGAGTTCGAAGTGGAGCAGATATACTTAAAATGCTAGCACTAGGTGCAGACGCGGTACTTATTGGGAGGCCATTTGTAACCGCATCATTTGGAGGCAAGGCTGAAGGCGTAAAATCTTATATTGATTACCTTAGAGGTGAATTAAAATCAGCTATGGTGCTTACAGGGTGTAAATCTATACAAAATGTTAATAATAGAATTTTATATTAA
- a CDS encoding DUF523 domain-containing protein codes for MIIASACLCGVNCKYNGGNNLDLRVLKLLKEGKVMPVCPEQLGGQETPRAPHEIVNGNGRDVLEGKARILGPEDDDVTAKFIKGAYETLEIAQNVGASIAILKARSPSCGTPQIYDGTFSGTKKKGNGVTAELLLSRGIKVFTEENLDDLDYN; via the coding sequence ATGATTATTGCAAGTGCTTGTTTATGTGGAGTTAATTGTAAATATAATGGTGGCAATAATTTAGATTTAAGGGTGCTTAAACTATTGAAAGAAGGAAAAGTTATGCCTGTTTGCCCAGAACAGTTAGGGGGACAAGAAACCCCTAGGGCTCCTCATGAAATTGTAAACGGGAATGGTAGAGATGTGCTAGAAGGTAAAGCTAGAATTCTTGGGCCAGAGGATGATGATGTAACTGCAAAGTTTATAAAAGGGGCTTATGAAACTCTTGAAATTGCACAAAACGTTGGAGCTAGTATTGCTATTTTAAAAGCACGAAGTCCTTCTTGTGGAACTCCCCAAATATACGATGGAACTTTTAGTGGAACCAAAAAAAAAGGTAATGGAGTTACTGCGGAGTTATTATTATCCAGGGGTATAAAAGTTTTTACAGAAGAAAATCTAGATGATTTAGATTATAACTAA
- a CDS encoding DUF3656 domain-containing protein gives MEKIELLAPAGSMESVYAAVQMRADAVYIGGSKFSARAYAFNFDNENLARAVDYCHIYGVKVYVTLNTLLKDNELKEIMEYVGFLYSVGVDALIVQDTGLIYLIRNNFPDFELHASTQMTIHNGEAALFLKEMGFTRIVLSRELSLKEIDYISNTLKVETEVFVHGALCICYSGQCLMSSIIGGRSGNRGRCAQPCRLPYTLTDKNTDKMYKAYLLSPKDTCTIENLKDIAKSGTSSLKIEGRMKKPEYVAGVVEIYRRALDNICNNKIQKLDKDTKVLTQLFNREGFSKAYLYGNKGKDMMAYKVPKNSGLPIGIANDDLSVTLLENVALKDGVMFLEDGFAISKIIKNGIEVENAVTSDRVLLKPAKFKAGDFLYKISDVKLMDDLSNRYKDKFKRKIEINLSIEFATNKPLSISTSYMGKGFNVKGDIVQEALNKPLERERITKNLSKTGDTPFKINEVNFESFEEGFVPMATLNLVRRELIDDVQNYIIAKYKREKNNVQINYNKGLSLQGEKNYLEFNENKNNIIPETLIYVTNEEQLKAVLEMGFDNIAINPFMRRCNINFNEYDVNIYFKVPNIIKEEFESICEFIENNLGKLKGIITANLGIISRFNKKITVIGDYKLNIFNSYAGDFYKDFLTGTCISAELNQMEIKKIATKSSLPLQIMIYGKYELMVSEYCAIGSVFGNKSDNNTCKEKCIKGLYTLKDRMGAEFSIDTDKYCRSYIYNNVPVNLISNMDEIKKNNISSFRLDFIHENYEETIEVLRNYINKEWQGEFKNYTRGHYKRGVE, from the coding sequence ATGGAAAAGATTGAATTACTAGCCCCTGCTGGAAGTATGGAAAGCGTATATGCAGCAGTGCAAATGAGGGCAGATGCAGTTTATATAGGAGGAAGTAAATTCTCAGCAAGAGCTTATGCTTTTAATTTTGATAATGAGAACCTCGCTCGGGCAGTAGATTACTGTCATATTTATGGAGTTAAAGTATATGTTACTTTAAACACATTACTAAAGGATAACGAATTAAAAGAAATTATGGAGTATGTAGGCTTTTTATATAGTGTAGGAGTAGATGCACTGATTGTTCAAGATACAGGATTAATATACTTAATAAGAAATAATTTTCCTGATTTTGAGCTTCATGCGTCCACACAGATGACGATTCATAATGGCGAAGCTGCCTTGTTTTTAAAAGAGATGGGATTTACTAGGATAGTTCTCTCAAGAGAGCTTAGTTTAAAAGAAATTGATTACATATCTAACACTTTAAAAGTGGAAACAGAAGTTTTTGTTCATGGAGCTTTATGCATATGTTATTCGGGACAGTGTCTTATGAGTAGTATTATTGGAGGGCGGAGTGGAAACAGGGGCAGATGTGCTCAACCCTGCAGATTACCTTATACACTAACAGATAAAAACACTGACAAAATGTATAAGGCATACCTTTTAAGCCCTAAAGATACTTGTACAATAGAAAACTTAAAAGATATAGCTAAAAGTGGCACGTCTTCACTAAAAATTGAAGGAAGAATGAAAAAACCGGAATATGTTGCAGGTGTTGTGGAAATATATAGACGAGCGCTGGACAATATTTGTAATAATAAAATACAAAAATTAGATAAGGATACTAAAGTTTTAACACAATTATTTAATAGAGAAGGGTTTTCAAAAGCTTACCTATATGGTAATAAAGGAAAAGATATGATGGCATATAAAGTGCCTAAAAATTCTGGGCTACCAATAGGCATCGCAAATGATGATTTGTCAGTAACACTTTTAGAGAATGTAGCATTAAAAGATGGTGTAATGTTTTTAGAGGATGGGTTTGCTATTTCAAAAATAATAAAGAATGGAATAGAGGTCGAAAATGCAGTGACCTCCGATAGAGTTTTATTAAAACCAGCTAAATTTAAAGCTGGAGACTTTTTATACAAAATTTCTGATGTTAAGTTAATGGATGATCTTTCAAATAGGTATAAGGATAAATTTAAGAGGAAAATAGAAATAAATCTTTCGATTGAGTTCGCCACAAATAAGCCTTTAAGTATAAGTACAAGTTATATGGGAAAAGGCTTTAATGTTAAGGGAGATATTGTTCAAGAAGCTTTAAATAAACCACTTGAAAGAGAACGTATAACCAAAAATCTATCTAAAACAGGAGATACTCCTTTCAAAATAAATGAAGTGAATTTTGAAAGCTTTGAAGAAGGTTTTGTGCCAATGGCAACATTGAATTTAGTTAGGCGAGAATTAATAGATGACGTTCAAAATTATATAATAGCAAAATATAAAAGAGAAAAAAATAATGTGCAGATTAATTACAATAAAGGACTTAGCCTACAGGGAGAAAAGAATTATTTAGAATTTAATGAGAATAAAAATAACATTATACCTGAGACACTTATATATGTAACAAATGAAGAGCAATTAAAAGCGGTACTTGAAATGGGTTTTGATAATATTGCTATAAATCCTTTTATGAGAAGATGTAACATCAACTTTAATGAGTATGATGTAAATATTTATTTTAAGGTTCCCAATATTATCAAAGAAGAATTTGAAAGTATTTGTGAATTTATTGAGAATAACTTAGGTAAATTAAAAGGTATTATTACGGCTAATCTAGGAATAATTAGTAGATTTAATAAAAAAATCACTGTAATTGGGGATTATAAATTGAATATTTTTAATAGCTATGCAGGAGATTTTTACAAGGATTTTCTAACGGGAACTTGTATTAGTGCTGAGTTAAACCAAATGGAAATCAAGAAAATTGCAACTAAAAGTTCTTTGCCACTGCAAATTATGATTTACGGAAAATATGAGCTTATGGTTAGTGAATATTGTGCTATAGGAAGCGTTTTTGGAAACAAGAGTGATAATAATACCTGCAAAGAGAAATGCATCAAAGGATTGTATACACTTAAAGATAGAATGGGCGCAGAATTTAGTATTGATACTGACAAATATTGTAGAAGCTATATTTATAACAATGTGCCTGTGAATTTGATCTCAAATATGGATGAAATAAAGAAAAATAATATTTCCTCTTTTAGATTAGATTTTATCCATGAAAATTATGAGGAAACTATAGAGGTTCTTAGAAATTATATCAATAAAGAATGGCAAGGAGAATTTAAAAATTATACTAGAGGGCACTATAAAAGAGGAGTCGAATAA
- a CDS encoding endonuclease MutS2, whose translation MNTKSLKVLEYYKIKEKIKAYTHTTAGKDLIEGLEPYTNIYEVKEHLQETNEALLLLSKKGSAPFEGIYDVRSAIIRASKAASLMPTQLLRIAQMLRCARLFQNYVGNKSDEQSSRVLEDICIGIVPIKKLEDEIFIAIISDEEISDRASSLLFSLRKSLKEKNASVKDKVTSLVRSNAKYLQESLYTIRGDRYVIPVKIEHKGSVPGIVHDQSSSGATLFIEPMSLVNLNNEIKEIMLKEKAEVERILAELSYKIYENINIVGNNANIVWELDFIFAKAGYAIEINAIIPGVNEEGVIDIIEARHPLIDPLVVVPSNIYLGGEFTSLVITGPNTGGKTVTLKTVGLIQLMAMSGILIPAREGSMVSFFHEIFADIGDEQSIEQSLSTFSSHMANIVNIIEKADIKSLALFDELGAGTDPTEGAALAVSILENLRARGTKVVATTHYSELKGYALKTTGVENASVEFNVDTLSPTYRLIIGVPGKSNAFEISKRLGLPDYIIKNAKENISKDTLEFEELVQSLQEKSIKAERDAREAEALKLEASKLKDKYQEKLYKLENIRENAMYEAQREAKRLIKDAKEESDVILKNMRQLEKLGYSSEARQKLEEERMKIKNKLETLDRHVEKSNDELGEKLKNVKQGQEVYLPSLNQKVIVISKPDKKGEVQVQAGIMKINVKVGDLRESKLTQEDKKKAKIIKREMKLNIRNVSTSVDLRGMDSEEALYTVDKYLDEACLGGLKEATIIHGKGTGVLRKAITDMLKRHGHVKTYRLGNYGEGGSGVTVVELK comes from the coding sequence ATGAATACAAAATCATTAAAGGTTTTAGAATACTATAAAATTAAAGAAAAAATCAAAGCATACACGCACACTACGGCAGGTAAAGACCTTATAGAGGGTTTGGAGCCTTACACTAATATTTATGAAGTAAAAGAACACTTACAGGAAACTAATGAGGCATTACTGCTTTTATCAAAAAAAGGAAGTGCACCATTTGAAGGTATATATGATGTTCGATCTGCAATAATAAGGGCATCAAAAGCAGCATCACTTATGCCAACGCAGCTTTTGAGGATAGCGCAAATGCTTAGGTGTGCTAGATTATTTCAAAATTATGTTGGTAACAAGTCAGATGAGCAGTCCTCTAGAGTTTTAGAAGATATATGTATTGGGATTGTCCCAATAAAAAAATTAGAAGATGAAATTTTTATAGCAATAATTAGTGATGAAGAAATTTCTGATAGGGCTAGTAGTTTGCTTTTTAGCTTAAGGAAATCTTTAAAAGAGAAAAATGCTTCAGTAAAAGATAAGGTAACTTCACTAGTTAGATCAAATGCAAAATATCTTCAAGAAAGCCTTTATACTATAAGAGGGGATAGATACGTAATTCCTGTTAAAATAGAACATAAGGGTAGTGTGCCAGGAATTGTGCATGATCAGAGTTCTTCAGGGGCTACACTATTCATTGAGCCAATGAGTTTAGTGAACCTAAATAATGAAATTAAGGAAATTATGCTAAAGGAAAAGGCTGAGGTTGAAAGAATTTTGGCTGAATTATCCTATAAGATATATGAAAATATAAATATTGTTGGTAACAATGCAAATATAGTATGGGAATTAGATTTTATTTTTGCAAAGGCAGGGTATGCAATAGAAATTAATGCTATTATTCCAGGGGTTAATGAAGAGGGAGTAATAGATATAATTGAAGCAAGGCACCCTTTGATAGATCCGTTGGTTGTAGTACCTAGTAATATTTATTTAGGAGGAGAATTTACTTCACTAGTAATAACAGGACCCAATACCGGGGGTAAAACAGTAACTTTAAAAACTGTAGGCTTAATTCAGTTAATGGCTATGAGTGGGATTTTAATTCCAGCTAGAGAAGGGTCCATGGTAAGCTTTTTTCATGAGATTTTCGCAGATATAGGTGACGAGCAAAGCATAGAGCAAAGCTTATCTACCTTTTCTTCCCATATGGCAAATATAGTAAATATAATTGAAAAAGCAGATATAAAATCTCTAGCTCTATTTGATGAATTAGGAGCTGGAACAGATCCTACAGAGGGAGCAGCACTTGCTGTTTCGATTCTCGAAAATTTAAGGGCAAGAGGTACAAAAGTAGTTGCGACTACCCATTATAGTGAATTAAAAGGATATGCTTTAAAAACTACAGGGGTTGAAAATGCTTCTGTAGAATTTAATGTAGACACGTTAAGCCCAACATATAGACTGATAATTGGAGTACCAGGTAAATCAAATGCTTTTGAAATATCTAAGAGACTAGGTCTCCCAGATTACATTATTAAAAATGCAAAAGAGAATATTTCTAAAGATACATTAGAGTTTGAAGAATTAGTTCAAAGTTTGCAAGAAAAGAGCATAAAGGCAGAGCGTGATGCTAGGGAAGCTGAAGCTTTGAAGCTAGAAGCTAGTAAGTTAAAAGACAAATACCAGGAAAAATTATATAAACTTGAAAACATTAGAGAAAATGCAATGTATGAAGCTCAAAGGGAAGCAAAGAGACTTATAAAAGATGCCAAGGAAGAATCAGATGTCATTCTTAAAAACATGAGACAACTTGAAAAGCTTGGATATTCCTCTGAAGCAAGGCAAAAGCTTGAAGAGGAAAGAATGAAAATTAAAAATAAGCTTGAAACATTAGATAGACATGTAGAAAAAAGCAATGACGAACTAGGAGAAAAATTAAAAAATGTAAAACAAGGTCAGGAAGTATATTTACCATCTCTTAACCAAAAGGTTATTGTAATCTCAAAACCTGATAAAAAGGGTGAGGTGCAGGTTCAAGCTGGCATTATGAAGATAAATGTCAAAGTGGGTGATCTGAGAGAATCAAAGCTTACGCAGGAAGATAAGAAAAAGGCAAAGATAATTAAGAGAGAAATGAAGCTAAATATAAGAAATGTGTCAACTTCTGTAGATTTAAGAGGTATGGATTCGGAGGAAGCTCTTTATACTGTTGATAAATATTTAGATGAAGCTTGTTTAGGAGGACTTAAAGAAGCTACAATTATTCATGGCAAGGGGACAGGAGTTTTAAGAAAAGCTATTACAGATATGTTAAAGAGGCATGGCCATGTTAAAACATATAGATTGGGAAATTACGGTGAAGGCGGTAGTGGAGTTACTGTAGTAGAACTAAAATAA
- a CDS encoding aminotransferase class I/II-fold pyridoxal phosphate-dependent enzyme has translation MYRLNQNETPLFDALMEYVDRETLPFHVPGHKKGIGADEQFRNFMGENPFKIDVTVFKLVDSFHHPTGPIKKAQELAADAYGADASFFSVHGTSGAIQAMIMSVVGSGDKIIVPRNVHKSITGGIILSGAVPVYMQPELDKKIGVAHGVSPETVEETLKNNPDAKAVLIINPTYYGVSTDIKKIADIVHEYDIPFIVDEAHGPHLNFNSKLPMSAMEAGADICAQSTHKIIGSLTQSSMLHVNSKRVNPARVKQLINLMHTTSPSYILMASLDCARRQIALEGTQLLEKTIDLCNYVRNEVNKIPGFYCFGEEVLDGFGAYAFDPTKITITCRDLGITGYDLDMILSNKYHIQMELSDLYNILAVGSYGDTKDGMEQLLQALVEISNEYYGKGTIKSDFIDIPSIPEQVQIPREAFNSVNTAVEIKNSVGMISGEFLMAYPPGIPVLCPGERITQEIVDYVEKLKNTGLYVQGTEDPEVEYIKVVREEDAVYITVE, from the coding sequence TTGTATAGATTAAATCAAAATGAAACTCCACTATTTGATGCTCTAATGGAATATGTAGACAGAGAAACCTTACCTTTTCACGTACCTGGGCATAAAAAAGGAATAGGCGCTGATGAACAATTTAGAAATTTTATGGGGGAAAACCCTTTTAAAATTGACGTTACGGTTTTTAAACTTGTTGATAGTTTTCACCACCCAACTGGACCTATCAAAAAGGCACAAGAATTAGCAGCGGATGCTTATGGTGCTGATGCATCATTTTTCTCAGTACACGGAACTTCTGGCGCTATTCAAGCTATGATTATGTCTGTAGTTGGATCTGGTGATAAAATCATTGTACCTAGAAATGTACATAAATCCATAACTGGTGGTATCATTTTATCAGGTGCAGTTCCAGTTTATATGCAACCAGAACTAGATAAAAAAATAGGTGTTGCTCATGGAGTTTCCCCAGAAACAGTGGAAGAAACCTTAAAGAATAATCCTGATGCAAAAGCTGTACTTATAATTAACCCAACATATTATGGAGTTTCCACTGATATTAAGAAAATTGCAGATATTGTTCATGAATACGATATTCCTTTTATAGTTGATGAAGCTCATGGCCCTCATCTTAATTTTAATAGCAAATTACCAATGTCAGCAATGGAAGCTGGTGCAGACATCTGTGCTCAAAGCACTCATAAAATTATAGGTTCATTAACTCAAAGTTCAATGCTACATGTTAATTCAAAGCGTGTTAACCCCGCTAGAGTTAAACAACTAATAAACCTAATGCACACAACGTCACCTTCCTACATTCTAATGGCATCACTGGATTGTGCTAGGAGACAAATTGCATTAGAGGGCACTCAGCTTTTAGAAAAAACTATTGATTTATGTAATTATGTAAGAAATGAAGTAAATAAAATCCCAGGATTTTATTGTTTTGGCGAAGAGGTTTTAGATGGTTTTGGTGCTTACGCTTTTGATCCAACTAAAATAACAATAACTTGTAGAGATTTAGGAATAACTGGTTATGACTTGGATATGATTTTATCTAACAAATATCATATCCAAATGGAATTATCTGATCTTTATAACATATTAGCCGTTGGTTCGTATGGAGATACAAAAGATGGAATGGAGCAATTACTTCAAGCTTTAGTAGAAATAAGCAATGAGTACTATGGCAAAGGCACAATAAAATCTGATTTTATTGATATTCCTAGTATTCCAGAGCAAGTTCAAATTCCACGCGAGGCTTTCAACAGCGTAAACACTGCTGTTGAAATCAAAAATAGTGTTGGTATGATAAGCGGAGAATTCTTGATGGCTTATCCACCTGGCATTCCAGTACTTTGCCCCGGTGAGAGAATAACTCAAGAAATCGTAGATTATGTTGAAAAATTGAAAAACACTGGATTATATGTTCAAGGAACTGAAGACCCTGAAGTTGAATATATAAAAGTTGTTAGAGAAGAAGATGCTGTTTATATAACTGTTGAATAG